Within Flagellimonas maritima, the genomic segment TATGCAAAATCATTTGTTGAGGATGTAGAGTTCTATGCGGAGGATGCCGGGCGTACCGATAATGAATTTTTAGCTCAAATCTGTGAGGCAGTCATCAAAGCCGGTGCAACAGTACTCAATATTCCGGATACCACAGGGTATTGTTTGCCAGAAGAGTACGGAGCAAAAATGAAATATCTCAAAGAAAATGTAAAAGGTATAAATAAAGCTATTCTTTCCTGCCACTGTCACAATGACCTAGGTTTGGCAACGGCCAATTCAATTGCAGGTGTTGTTCATGGCGCAAGACAAATAGAGTGCACAATAAATGGTATTGGAGAACGTGCGGGAAACACTTCTCTTGAAGAAGTCGTGATGATTTTAAAACAACACCCCTACCTCAATTTGGACACAAATATCAATAGTACACTCTTATTTGATACAAGCCGAATGGTTTCCCAAAAAATGGGAATGCCCGTACAGCCCAATAAAGCAATTGTTGGATCTAATGCGTTTGCCCATAGCTCTGGTATTCATCAAGACGGGGTGATCAAACAGCGGGAAACTTATGAGATAATAGACCCGGCAGATGTTGGCGTTACTGAATCTTCCATCGTCTTAACAGCAAGGAGTGGCCGTGCAGCATTGGCATACCGAGCAAAAAGAATAGGTTACGAGCTTACCAAGTTACAATTGGATGCTGTCTATGAAAATTTTCTGGAATTCGCGGATCGCAAAAAAGAAATTTTGGATGATGATATTCATCAAATTATGGAAACCAGTGATGTTTCCATCAAGAGTTTGGCCTAGACAATCCTTTCAAATCAAATTACCACTACATGAATCTAAAGATAGCGTTGTTACCGGGAGATGGTATTGGACCAGAAGTACTTGAGCAGGCAGTAAAGTGCTTGCAGGCGGTCGAAGAAACCTTTAACCATAACTTTACTTACAAAGAAGCTCTCGTTGGCGCTATTGCCATAGAAAAAAAAAGAAATCCACTTCCCAATACAACCCTTGAGCTTTGCAAAGAAGCGGATGCTGTCTTATTTGGTGCAATCGGAGACCCAAAGTACGATAATGATCCAGAAGCTAAGATAAGACCAGAGCAAGGATTGTTAAGATTGCGAAAAGAGCTTGAACTTTTTGCCAATATAAGGCCCGTAAAGATTTTTCCATCACTAATCCACAATTCTCCATTAAAAAAAGATATTATCTCAAAAACGGATTTTATCATCTACCGGGAATTGACCGGAGGAATCTATTTTGGCGAGAAAAAGATAAATGCCGAAGGTACCGTTGCTTCTGATTTATGTGAATATTCAGAAAAAGAAATTTCGCGAATAGCACATTTGGCTTTTAAAGCTGCAAAAAATAGACGGAACAAGCTCACACTGGTCGATAAGGCCAACGTTTTGGAATCTTCAAGGTTGTGGAGGAAAGTAGTGACCAAAATTGGGGAAAGTTACCCAGAGGTAGTATTGGATTTTCTCTTTGTTGATAATGCCGCTATGCAGATTATACTAAATCCACGTCAATTTGATGTTATCCTTACCGAAAATATGTTTGGTGATATAATTTCCGATGAAGGCAGTGTCATTGGTGGTTCTATTGGATTATTGGCTTCTGCGTCCGTAGGGGATGAAAATGCACTGTTCGAGCCAATTCACGGTTCTTACCCACAAGCAAAGGGAAAAGACATTGCCAACCCAATAGCTTCTATTCTTTCTGCAGCCATGCTGTTAGAACATTTTGGCCTTTTTGAAGAAGCCATGGCAGTCCGCGAAGCAGTCGATAAATCCCTGGAAAAGAGTGTTGTAACTCCAGATTTAAATGCCAAGAGCCAATATGGTACAGGCCAAGTTGGAGATTTTATAGCCCACAATATTGTCGATAGTGAAGATGACATCAATATGAACGACGAGAACATAGGGTTGGGGAAATCAACTATTATTTAGTTTTTTGAACATTAAGTTTTCTGATGGTTTCTTTGAATTCTTTTTTAAAGGCTTCGTGTTTCTCCCCAGTGGCAGGCCCGTTAAATCCGGTATGTATTTTCTCTACGTTTCCCTGTTTGCCAATATAAATGGTAGTTGGATAAGATAGCACGTGGTTGAGCATTGGTAATTTCTCATTTGCTTTCTGCTTATCTGAACTTCCATATTGTGCCAATAAAATAGGATAGTCCACTCCCAATTTATTTTTGAGTCTTTTGATACCCTCCCAAGACTTTTCTTCAGTTTTGGCATATTCAAAGGCCAATGCAACAAATTCAACGTTCAAATCTGGGTTTTTATCCAAAAAATCTATATAAAATTTTGTTTCATCAAGACAATTGGGACACCAAGTTCCCATAATCTGAACCAAAACTACTTTATTATCAAATCTTGAATCAGAAAGGGCGACCGTCTTACCAGTTTCGTCGGGGAAGGAAAAGTAAAATCTATCATAACCTTCTTTCAAGAAAGTAAGACTATCGGCATCTGGCAATTCGAATGCTTCATTGCGTTTACCGACAAATTTTTCAACCGCATGGTTCCCAGAATAGAAATTTCCTTGTAAAGTGCTATCCGAAATCTTAGCAATGAACAAAAAAGCATGTGCCCCATCAAAAGTTGAGAGTTTAAGGGTATCTCCTGTAACAATACCTTCCAAATACCTGTAATCTCCCGTTTTTGTTCTGAATGTTCCTTCTACATCATTGCCATCTTGCCTAAAAATTCCTTTTGCTGGGTATTCATTTTCCGTTTCAACATCAAAATCAACTTCCCAAATTCCGGAAATGTTTGTAATGGCTGATGATGAAACTTTAAACCTGTCCTTTTTACCAAATTTGGCTTTGAACGGTACAATCCTATCCAAACTTTCCTTTATAAAGTTTCCGCTTATTTCTTTTTCCGTGAAGGTCCCCAACAAATACCCTTCAAAAACCGGCATTTTAATATGTATAGAATCGTTCCAAACTTCTATCTCCTCAACAAGTATAACTTCTTCTGCATTGTACATTTCAATAATATACGATTCGTTCTCCCCTTTTGAAATTGAAAAACTAAAAGGTAATGTTTCGGTAGGGGAAACTTCCAACTTAGCCAACCAGTCACCTGTGGCAATATCTTTTTTCTCTTCTTCACATGATGCCAACAGCAAGGTAAAAGAAATGACAAACACCCAAATTCTTTTCATATTTTAAAAGATTCTTCCGAAAAAACTAAAATACGACCCAAAACTTATAATAACACTACAGCAAGCATTATTTTACATTGAATCTGTTCCCCTATTGTTTTATATTTGTCGACTTTAAATATGGGGTATGAAGATTTCTTATAACTGGTTGAAGCAGTTTTTGCAGATTGACTGGAATGCAGAAAAAACTGGAGAGTTGCTTACCAATTTGGGGTTAGAGGTCGAGGGCATCTCCAACTTTGAATCTGTTAAGGGAGCGTTACGGGGAATTGTTATAGGACACGTACTTACATGTGACAAGCATCCAAATGCAGACAAGCTTAAATTGACTACAGTAGACATTGGAACGGAGTCCCCATTGCAAATTGTTTGCGGAGCACCAAATGTGGCTGTAGGCCAAAAAGTTCCCGTGGCAACAATCGGGACAACATTATATACTAAAAACGGGGAACCCTGGAAAATAAAGAAGGGAAAAATTAGGGGCGAAGAAAGTCAGGGGATGATTTGCGCAGAAGACGAAATAGGATTGGGCGAAGGTCACGATGGAATTATGGTCCTAAGTGAAATTTTAGAGCCCGGAACACCCTGCTCGGAAGTTTTTGAAATTGAGAACGACGAGGTGTTCGAAATAGGCCTAACACCAAACCGTTCTGATGCCATGAGCCATTTTGGTGTTGCCAGAGACCTAAAAGCAGGTCTGGAACAACAAGAAATCCAAAAACAATTAGTGACACCATCAACAAGTAATTTTACGATAGACAATAGGTCGTTAAAAATAGATGTTGAGGTCGAGGACAGTAATCTGGCTCCAAGATATTGTGGGGTTACCATAAGTAATATTATAGTACAAGAATCCCCGCACTGGTTAAAGAACAGATTGAAGGCCATTGGCCTTACGCCAATCAATAATGTTGTCGATATCACCAATTATGTGCTACATGACTTGGGACAGCCTTTACATGCATTTGATGCTGCTAAGATAAAAGGTGGCAAAATTGAGGTCAAGACCTTGCCTTCCGGAACTAAGTTTAAAACCTTGGACAATGTAGAACGAGAACTCCACGAAGATGACCTCATGATCTGTGATAGTGAAAAGCCGATGTGCATTGCAGGGGTGTTCGGCGGAATTCACTCAGGTGTAACGGAACATACTTCTTCCATCTTTTTGGAAAGTGCGTATTTTGATGCTGTTTCCATTAGAAAGACTGCAAAAAGACATAGCTTAAATACAGATGCATCTTTTAGATTTGAAAGGGGCATCGACATCAATATAACGGAATATGCGCTAAAAAGAGCCGCATTATTAATAAAAGAAATTGCGGGTGGGGATATCAGTTCTGAAGTGGTGGACCTATATCCGAAAAAGCCTAGTGAACGACAAGTTTTCTTGACTTTTGATAAAATCAATTCTTTAATAGGACAAGAAATTCCCAGAGATTCTATCAAGTCCATACTTTCATCATTGGAAATTAAGGTTAATAATGTAACAGAATCCGGGCTTGGGCTAACCATCCCTTTTTATCGTGTGGATGTTGAGCGCGAAGTGGATGTTATCGAAGAAATCTTAAGGGTATATGGGTATAATAACATAGATTATAAAGAGAAACTTACGGCATCCATTGCAAAGACCACAAAATTTGAAAACCACAGGATTCAGAATCTCATTGGAAATGTATTGGCAGCACAAGGTTTTTATGAGATTATGACCAATAGTCTTGTAGCCGCCGACACCCAAAATATTTTAAATAATGAGAAGGAAACGGTTGAAATGCTTAACCCTTTGAGTGCTGACTTATCGGCACTCCGAACGTCCATGCTGTTTTCAGGTCTGCAAACAGTGAGCTACAATAATAATAGACAAAAAATCGACTTAAAACTTTTTGAGTTCGGCAAGACCTATCACAAGGAAATAGCGAAAAATAATGAAAGACAACACCTATCCATTTTTGTTACGGGAAACCGTGTGAAGAGTAACTGGTTGTCATCTTCTGAGAAAAGCAATTTTTTCTACTTAAAAGGAATTGTAGAATCCATAATGAAACGTTTAGGCCTACATGACATTAACGTAGAGCCGAATAACAATATAGTTTATTCTGAGGGATTGGCTTGTAAATATAATGGCAAACATATTGGAACTTTTGGAGTTGTCAGCAAACCTATGTTGAGTCAATTCGATATAAAACAAGATGTTTTTTATGCTGATTTAGATTGGGATATTATTATGGACAGTATTGAAACCAAAAATGTAACATTTAAAGAAATTCCCAAATTCCCAGGGGTTTCCCGTGATTTTGCTTTACAAATAGACGAAAATATATCATATCAACAAGTATATGATCTTGCGTGGGAAACAGAAAAGAAGTTATTGAAAAATGTAAACTTGTTTGATGTTTACAAAGGTGAAAAACTACCTGACGGGAAGAAATCCTATGCGGTAAGTTTTACATTAATGGATGAGAACAAAACATTGACCGATAAGCAGATAGATAAAATTATGAACAAACTATTGGTCAAGTATAAAGAAAATTTGGGAGCAGAACTTCGCTGATATTACATTCGAGTTGGTAGAATAACACTGTCAATCTCATGTATGATTCCATTTTTTTGATTAACATCAGCAGCAGTTATCCTCGCAGTATTACCAATGGGGTCGGTCAAAACAATATCATAACCTTCCATATGAGCTATTAATTTTTTTCCTTGAATTGTAGTAAAACTCGCTTTACCACTACCTCTGCACATTGCTTTTAAGATATGGGATGCAGTAAGGTTACCTGCAACAATATGATACATCAGTAAAGATTTTAGTTCAGACTTATCTTCTGAATCCATTAATTCTTGAATCTTGGTATTTGAAAATTTTTCAAAGGCAGCGTCAGATGGTGCAAAAACTGTAAAAGGACCTGAACAATCCAATATCTCGGCCATTTCTGTAGCTTTAACGGCAGCAATCAAAATTTTATGATGATCGGATTCACTTGTATTTTGGGTAATGGATTTATCTTTTGATAAATCATTGCTTTGGGCGTTGATTGTAAATGAAAAAGAGAGTAAAAGAAAAAATAAGAAATACTTCAATGGAGGTCTCATTAGTATACTATGATTTGGGGCTAAATTTGAATTTCTATAATTTTTAAAGGTAATTTACGATTAAATACCAAAAACGTCGATAAGATACATCAATTTCAAAGAACACTCATCTTTTTATAAGAAAGAAATGTATTTTAACTTAATGTTAACATTTTGGAATTTTATAGTTATAGTAATCCGAAGTACTATTTGTTAACTTTGACAGTATTGCTAAGAAAAAGACTATGATATTTAAAAACACTGACATTGAGAGGGAACTCCACCTCATCAAGAAAAAATCAAACAAAGAGTTACAGGTTTTAAAAGAGGTACAGCGAATTTTGGAAAAGGATAACGCTAAAGACTCTACCATTAAAGAAAACCTCAAGACCAAAAAAAAAATCCACAATAATGATTTTGATTTTAATCTTTTAGAGACCGACAGAATCTACCATTTAGACCAGATAAAGGATATCTGCATAAATTATAGACTCCGTTTTTTGGATAGCAGATATTTTAAGGGTAAAATTCCGCAAAGTGCCATTACCAAAATCAAGGAATTGGAATCCGTCCATGATTTAGAAATTAAAGGATTCAAAATAATGGCCCCTTCCAAACTTTTTAAGTTAGAGGATAAAGATGATCCTTTGCTTTTTGCACCAATTGGCAATGGGTATTTTTATCTGATCCATAAATGGGGCAATGACTTGCATCCGTTTCGTAAATTGTTGGTCTGGCCATTTAAGAGCATTGTTAATTTGTCCTTATTTGTATTTCTGATAAGCTATTTTGCTACATTGATAATTCCAGAGGGCTTATTTTCAAAAGAAAATTCCACTGCAGAATTCTGGATCATCTACTTTTTTATGTTCAAGTGTATTGCTTCCGTAGTTATTTTTTACGGATTTGCACTGGGCAAAAATTTTAATCCAGCTATTTGGAACAGTAAATATTTTAATGCTTAATGATTAAACGGTAGCCATAGCATACATTTTTTCGCGTTGCGCCTTGATTGATTTATCAGACATGTAGTCATCAAAAGAAAGATAGCGGTCAATAGTACCTTTTGGAGTAAGCTCTATGATTCTATTGGCTACCGTATTTACAAACTCATGGTCGTGCGTGGTCAGCAGTATTGTACCTTTGAAATTTTTCAAGGAATTATTGAACGCCGTAATGCTTTCTAGGTCCAAATGGTTTGTAGGTTCATCCAGCAGCAGTACATTGGCGCGTAGAAGCATCATTCTACTTAGCATACAACGTACTTTTTCTCCACCCGAGAGCACGGTACACTTTTTTAGGGCTTCTTCACCACTAAACAACATTTTTCCCAAAAATCCTCGCACATATACTTCTTCTCGTTCCTCTTCAGTCTTTGTCCATTGACGGAGCCAATCGACCAAATTTATATTATCTTCAAAATAAGATGTATTATCTACAGGTAGATATGAATGAGTCGTTGTTACGCCCCATTGGTATGTGCCACTGTGCGGATCCACCTTTCCATTTATAATGTCATAAAAAGCCGTAGTCGCCCTTGAGTCTTTGGATATAATCGCTACTTTATCACCTTTTGAAAGATTGATATTAATATCTTGAAACAACAGTTCCCCATCATCTGAAATAGCGGAAAGTTTATCAATATTCAGGATTTGGTCACCTGCCTCACGTTCACGATCAAATATTATAGCAGGATACCTTCTGCTTGAAGGTTTTATATCTTCAATTTTAAGTTTATCCAACATTTTTTTTCGTGATGTTGCTTGTTTACTTTTTGCAACATTGGCACTGAACCGTAGTATAAATTCTTGCAGTTCTTTCGCTTTTTCCTCAGACTTTTTATTTTGTTGTGCACGCTGGCGTGCTGCCAACTGGCTACTTTCGTACCAAAATGTGTAATTCCCGGAAAACAGATTGATCTTGCCAAAATCTATATCCGCGATATGGGTACATACCGCATCCAGAAAGTGCCTATCGTGAGAAACAACAATAACGGTATTATCGTAATTGGCCAAGAAATTCTCTAACCAATTGATAGTATCGTAATCCAAATCGTTGGTAGGTTCGTCCATGATCAAAACATCCGGGTTGCCAAATAGGGACTGGGCCAAAAGTACTCTCACCTTTAGTTTGGAATCTATGTCCGCCATTTTAGTGTAGTGCAACTCTTCTGAAATTCCTAGGTTTGATAATAGTGCGGCGGCATCACTATCTGCGTTCCATCCGTTCATTTCCTCAAACTGCACTTGCAACTCCCCTATTTTTTCAGCATTCTCATCCGTGTAATCGGCATAAAGTGCATCTATTTCTTTCTTTATTCCAAACAAGGGCTTATTGCCCATTACAACGGTTTCCAAAACAGGTATATCGTCGTAGGCATTATGATTTTGCTCTAAAATGGACATCCTTTTCCCTGGCTCCAAGTGAACATTTCCTGAGGTTGGGTCTATTTGTCCTGATAGAATTCTAAGAAATGTTGATTTTCCAGCGCCATTGGCACCGATAATACCGTAACAGTTTCCGTGAGTGAACGTTACATTTACTTCATCGAACAAGATTCTTTTGCCAAACTGAACCGATAAGTTAGAGACTGATAACATACAGCTGTATTTTTTTTGCAAAAATAGCTAAAACCATCTCTTAAAACTAATTTAAGAACCCTCTATTAAACTACACAATAACAGGGATTTACAACTTTTAACTAGCTATTAACAAAGATGGCTTTCTGGTATTCTTAATTTTGTGACCAAACTAAGGCAGTACTTTTTTATGATAAGATTTTTACTTTGCCTCTTCTTTTTATCAATTTTATCGTGTTCTAAAAAATCAAGAGAACATTCATCTATATATTTTGGCGGAGAGATCGTAAATCCTACCAGCGAATACATTGTGCTGTACAGGAACGACAGTTATATAGATTCTGTAAAACTTGATGACGAAAATCGCTTTTCTTTTGATTTGAATAGTATTCAAGATGGCCTTTATCATTTTGACCATAGCCCAGAACTTCAATATTTGTATCTCCAAGAAGGTGATAGCCTTGTTGTTCGGCTCAATACTATGGAATTTGATGAGTCCCTAGTGTTTTCTGGGAAAGGTAGTGAAATCAATAATTTTCTTTTGGAGATGTATTTGGCCTATGAGAAGGAAGAGCCTTTAATATATAATTACTATAATCTCAATCCCGAAGATTTCAATAGAAAAATTGATTCTTTGCGTCTTCAAAAAATTGAATCGTTCGAAGAGCTTGTGGGCGATAATGAACTATCAGAAAAAGTATTGGTCATGGGAAAGGCCGCCATCGATTACAATAGTTTCATTCATAAAGAAAAATACCCTTTCTATCATAAAAAGAAAACCGGCGAAGAAACGATCCATGACTTGGACGATCTTTTTTATGCCCACAGAAATCTAATAGACCTTAATAGTAAAGATCTTGCCTATTTTAGACCTTACTTTGATTTTATGAAGTACCACTTTGGCAATTTGTCCTATGTGACCTGCATGAAAGATTGTGGTGCGTCAAAAAAAGCAGTTAGCAGTCATCTGCATTTTAACAAACACAAACTTAAATTGGTGGACAGCCTGGTTAAAGAACCTGAGCTCAGGGATATTCTTTTTAGAAACATAGCAATGGATTATCTACTTAAAGAGCATAGCTCTGATGAAGAGAGCCAAATATTCCTTAACAAGTTTGAAGCGCTTTCGACGAATGAGACCCATAAAGAAGAGATTGCCGATGTTTACAAAGGAATCAAAAACCTCCAACCTAAGAGTAAATTGCCCAATCTGATTCTCACCAATACAGCCAATGAAAAGGTTTCTTTAAATGAAATCAGCAAAAACAAAAAAACAGTTTTTTATTTCTGGACAGCCTCACAAAAGAGACATTTTAAAAATGTTATAAAACACGTATCGAATCTAGAAAAGAAATTTCCCGAGTATAATTTCGTCGGAATCAACTTAAAGACAAGTTTCCCACAATGGGTCAGCATCATAGAAGAACACAAACTCAACAAAGAAAATCAATTCCATGGTTACGATTTTAAAGAAATACAGACAACCATGATCATCGACGGCCTTAATAAATGTGTTATTACAGAGGATACCTTGATTGTTGACGCTTTTGCCAATCTTTATACTTCTTTTTAATAAAAAAG encodes:
- a CDS encoding 2-isopropylmalate synthase, whose amino-acid sequence is MDKDKVQIFDTTLRDGEQVPGCKLDTKQKLIIAERLDELGVDVIEAGFPISSPGDFKSVQEIAKLVKNATVCGLTRAVKKDIEVAAEAIKFAKIPRIHTGIGTSDSHIKHKFNTTREKIIERAVDAVSYAKSFVEDVEFYAEDAGRTDNEFLAQICEAVIKAGATVLNIPDTTGYCLPEEYGAKMKYLKENVKGINKAILSCHCHNDLGLATANSIAGVVHGARQIECTINGIGERAGNTSLEEVVMILKQHPYLNLDTNINSTLLFDTSRMVSQKMGMPVQPNKAIVGSNAFAHSSGIHQDGVIKQRETYEIIDPADVGVTESSIVLTARSGRAALAYRAKRIGYELTKLQLDAVYENFLEFADRKKEILDDDIHQIMETSDVSIKSLA
- the leuB gene encoding 3-isopropylmalate dehydrogenase, whose translation is MNLKIALLPGDGIGPEVLEQAVKCLQAVEETFNHNFTYKEALVGAIAIEKKRNPLPNTTLELCKEADAVLFGAIGDPKYDNDPEAKIRPEQGLLRLRKELELFANIRPVKIFPSLIHNSPLKKDIISKTDFIIYRELTGGIYFGEKKINAEGTVASDLCEYSEKEISRIAHLAFKAAKNRRNKLTLVDKANVLESSRLWRKVVTKIGESYPEVVLDFLFVDNAAMQIILNPRQFDVILTENMFGDIISDEGSVIGGSIGLLASASVGDENALFEPIHGSYPQAKGKDIANPIASILSAAMLLEHFGLFEEAMAVREAVDKSLEKSVVTPDLNAKSQYGTGQVGDFIAHNIVDSEDDINMNDENIGLGKSTII
- a CDS encoding peroxiredoxin family protein codes for the protein MKRIWVFVISFTLLLASCEEEKKDIATGDWLAKLEVSPTETLPFSFSISKGENESYIIEMYNAEEVILVEEIEVWNDSIHIKMPVFEGYLLGTFTEKEISGNFIKESLDRIVPFKAKFGKKDRFKVSSSAITNISGIWEVDFDVETENEYPAKGIFRQDGNDVEGTFRTKTGDYRYLEGIVTGDTLKLSTFDGAHAFLFIAKISDSTLQGNFYSGNHAVEKFVGKRNEAFELPDADSLTFLKEGYDRFYFSFPDETGKTVALSDSRFDNKVVLVQIMGTWCPNCLDETKFYIDFLDKNPDLNVEFVALAFEYAKTEEKSWEGIKRLKNKLGVDYPILLAQYGSSDKQKANEKLPMLNHVLSYPTTIYIGKQGNVEKIHTGFNGPATGEKHEAFKKEFKETIRKLNVQKTK
- the pheT gene encoding phenylalanine--tRNA ligase subunit beta, yielding MKISYNWLKQFLQIDWNAEKTGELLTNLGLEVEGISNFESVKGALRGIVIGHVLTCDKHPNADKLKLTTVDIGTESPLQIVCGAPNVAVGQKVPVATIGTTLYTKNGEPWKIKKGKIRGEESQGMICAEDEIGLGEGHDGIMVLSEILEPGTPCSEVFEIENDEVFEIGLTPNRSDAMSHFGVARDLKAGLEQQEIQKQLVTPSTSNFTIDNRSLKIDVEVEDSNLAPRYCGVTISNIIVQESPHWLKNRLKAIGLTPINNVVDITNYVLHDLGQPLHAFDAAKIKGGKIEVKTLPSGTKFKTLDNVERELHEDDLMICDSEKPMCIAGVFGGIHSGVTEHTSSIFLESAYFDAVSIRKTAKRHSLNTDASFRFERGIDINITEYALKRAALLIKEIAGGDISSEVVDLYPKKPSERQVFLTFDKINSLIGQEIPRDSIKSILSSLEIKVNNVTESGLGLTIPFYRVDVEREVDVIEEILRVYGYNNIDYKEKLTASIAKTTKFENHRIQNLIGNVLAAQGFYEIMTNSLVAADTQNILNNEKETVEMLNPLSADLSALRTSMLFSGLQTVSYNNNRQKIDLKLFEFGKTYHKEIAKNNERQHLSIFVTGNRVKSNWLSSSEKSNFFYLKGIVESIMKRLGLHDINVEPNNNIVYSEGLACKYNGKHIGTFGVVSKPMLSQFDIKQDVFYADLDWDIIMDSIETKNVTFKEIPKFPGVSRDFALQIDENISYQQVYDLAWETEKKLLKNVNLFDVYKGEKLPDGKKSYAVSFTLMDENKTLTDKQIDKIMNKLLVKYKENLGAELR
- a CDS encoding fasciclin domain-containing protein yields the protein MRPPLKYFLFFLLLSFSFTINAQSNDLSKDKSITQNTSESDHHKILIAAVKATEMAEILDCSGPFTVFAPSDAAFEKFSNTKIQELMDSEDKSELKSLLMYHIVAGNLTASHILKAMCRGSGKASFTTIQGKKLIAHMEGYDIVLTDPIGNTARITAADVNQKNGIIHEIDSVILPTRM
- a CDS encoding ABC-F family ATP-binding cassette domain-containing protein; protein product: MLSVSNLSVQFGKRILFDEVNVTFTHGNCYGIIGANGAGKSTFLRILSGQIDPTSGNVHLEPGKRMSILEQNHNAYDDIPVLETVVMGNKPLFGIKKEIDALYADYTDENAEKIGELQVQFEEMNGWNADSDAAALLSNLGISEELHYTKMADIDSKLKVRVLLAQSLFGNPDVLIMDEPTNDLDYDTINWLENFLANYDNTVIVVSHDRHFLDAVCTHIADIDFGKINLFSGNYTFWYESSQLAARQRAQQNKKSEEKAKELQEFILRFSANVAKSKQATSRKKMLDKLKIEDIKPSSRRYPAIIFDREREAGDQILNIDKLSAISDDGELLFQDININLSKGDKVAIISKDSRATTAFYDIINGKVDPHSGTYQWGVTTTHSYLPVDNTSYFEDNINLVDWLRQWTKTEEEREEVYVRGFLGKMLFSGEEALKKCTVLSGGEKVRCMLSRMMLLRANVLLLDEPTNHLDLESITAFNNSLKNFKGTILLTTHDHEFVNTVANRIIELTPKGTIDRYLSFDDYMSDKSIKAQREKMYAMATV
- a CDS encoding TlpA family protein disulfide reductase, coding for MIRFLLCLFFLSILSCSKKSREHSSIYFGGEIVNPTSEYIVLYRNDSYIDSVKLDDENRFSFDLNSIQDGLYHFDHSPELQYLYLQEGDSLVVRLNTMEFDESLVFSGKGSEINNFLLEMYLAYEKEEPLIYNYYNLNPEDFNRKIDSLRLQKIESFEELVGDNELSEKVLVMGKAAIDYNSFIHKEKYPFYHKKKTGEETIHDLDDLFYAHRNLIDLNSKDLAYFRPYFDFMKYHFGNLSYVTCMKDCGASKKAVSSHLHFNKHKLKLVDSLVKEPELRDILFRNIAMDYLLKEHSSDEESQIFLNKFEALSTNETHKEEIADVYKGIKNLQPKSKLPNLILTNTANEKVSLNEISKNKKTVFYFWTASQKRHFKNVIKHVSNLEKKFPEYNFVGINLKTSFPQWVSIIEEHKLNKENQFHGYDFKEIQTTMIIDGLNKCVITEDTLIVDAFANLYTSF